In Helianthus annuus cultivar XRQ/B chromosome 3, HanXRQr2.0-SUNRISE, whole genome shotgun sequence, a single window of DNA contains:
- the LOC110927687 gene encoding protein YABBY 4, whose amino-acid sequence MSVPCTSLFKTMTLRCGHCTNLLPVNMPGLLIPPSVNQFHFGHNNVFAPSSHTLLDDQISNGASNFLISQNYTGDISPTDLRGFRELPKTPVTNRHWGL is encoded by the exons ATGAGTGTTCCTTGCACCAGCTTGTTCAAGACAATGACACTCCGGTGTGGTCACTGCACCAACCTCCTGCCGGTTAACATGCCTGGCTTGCTGATACCACCGTCAGTGAACCAGTTTCATTTTGGTCACAATAATGTCTTCGCTCCTTCTAGTCATACACTTCTG GATGATCAGATTTCAAATGGGGCTTCAAACTTTCTGATCAGCCAGAATTATACAGGTGATATTTCGCCGACTGACCTGCGAGGATTTAGGGAGCTTCCAAAGACCCCTGTGACGAATAGAC ATTGGGGGTTATGA